The proteins below come from a single Triticum aestivum cultivar Chinese Spring chromosome 5D, IWGSC CS RefSeq v2.1, whole genome shotgun sequence genomic window:
- the LOC123120127 gene encoding probable E3 ubiquitin-protein ligase WAVH2: MALFHDDEKPSSPNNAGSKDGLVTMAIPAYSRKDVGLTKDTVTAMVEISATSSAAMREGLDLVAVLDVSGSMGGDKIQSVKKALQFVIMKLTPVDRLSIVTFDSTARSLNPLRSMTQAAQTDLKAIVNRLAAGGGTDIKAGLDLGLAVLGGRVHTESRTPNIFLMSDGQTSGDPRQVNPGEVAVYTFGFGAGTDHKLLSDLAKKSTGGTYSAVPDGTNLSAPFSQLLGGLLTVVAQDVQLTLEPNNADGDLDKMTVAPGTDYTTTTDGKSGLITIKFGTLFSGEARKVAVNFTLRDSDETEEYDATLAEARHSYAGQKTRQPPENILIVRTPNPSPADPSSAGASQRTVQAEELRRLHANTIGAASLLADAEKLAEARDKIMDAQNAVEDIMLDDGERMINALRAELLQLLTFMESQALYNERGHPYALATIASHGRQRTAGRGDEGEVISLYVTPRMIAYLEQAKRFEENPEEPVPTADDDVEEEIKNDPFGTIAAPLALYLDTAIQALQSIKKVLAGASKR; encoded by the exons ATGGCGTTGTTCCACGACGACGAGAAGCCTTCTTCTCCGAATAATGCAG GGAGCAAAGATGGGCTGGTGACCATGGCAATTCCGGCGTACAGCAGGAAAGATGTGGGGCTGACCAAGGATACAGTGACGGCGATGGTGGAGATCAGCGCCACATCCTCCGCCGCCATGAGGGAGGGGCTGGACCTGGTGGCGGTGCTGGACGTGAGCGGCAGCATGGGCGGGGACAAGATCCAGAGCGTGAAGAAGGCCCTGCAGTTCGTCATCATGAAGCTCACCCCCGTGGACCGCCTCTCCATCGTCACCTTCGACAGCACCGCCCGCAGCCTCAACCCGCTGCGCTCCATGACGCAGGCTGCCCAGACCGACCTCAAGGCCATCGTCAACCgcctggcggccggcggcggcaccgACATAAAGGCCGGCCTTGACCTGGGGCTGGCCGTCCTCGGCGGCCGCGTCCACACCGAATCCCGCACCCCCAACATCTTCCTCATGTCCGACGGGCAGACCTCCGGTGACCCCAGGCAGGTCAACCCTGGCGAAGTGGCCGTCTACACCTTCGGTTTCGGCGCTGGCACGGACCACAAGCTGCTCAGCGACCTGGCCAAGAAGTCTACTGGCGGGACGTACAGCGCGGTGCCCGACGGGACCAACCTCAGCGCGCCCTTCTCGCAGCTGCTGGGCGGCCTGCTCACGGTGGTGGCGCAGGACGTGCAGCTCACGCTCGAGCCCAACAACGCCGATGGCGACCTGGACAAGATGACCGTGGCCCCCGGCACGGACTACACCACCACCACCGACGGCAAGAGCggcctcatcaccatcaagttCGGCACCCTCTTCAGCGGAGAAGCGCGCAAGGTGGCCGTCAACTTCACGCTCAGGGACAGCGACGAGACCGAGGAGTACGACGCCACCTTGGCCGAGGCGCGGCACAGCTACGCCGGCCAGAAGACGCGCCAGCCTCCGGAGAACATCCTAATTGTGCGCACGCCGAACCCAAGCCCTGCCGACCCCTCCAGCGCCGGTGCCTCCCAGCGCACGGTGCAGGCCGAGGAGCTGCGCCGGCTGCACGCCAACACGATCGGCGCCGCGAGCCTCCTGGCCGACGCCGAGAAGCTGGCGGAGGCGCGGGACAAGATCATGGACGCACAGAACGCGgtggaggacatcatgctggacGATGGCGAGAGGATGATCAACGCGCTACGCGCCGAGCTGCTGCAGCTGCTCACTTTCATGGAGTCGCAGGCGCTCTACAACGAGCGGGGCCACCCCTACGCGCTCGCCACCATCGCGTCGCACGGGCGACAGCGCACCGCCGGGAGGGGCGACGAGGGGGAGGTCATCTCCCTCTACGTCACGCCGCGCATGATCGCCTACCTGGAGCAGGCCAAGAGGTTCGAGGAGAACCCGGAGGAGCCGGTGCCCACCGCCGACGACGACGTCGAGGAGGAgatcaaaaacgatccatttggcaccatcgccgccccgctcgccctcTACCTCGACACCGCCATACAGGCGCTGCAGTCCAtcaagaaggtgctcgccggcgcCAGCAAGCGCTGA